The Sorangiineae bacterium MSr11367 genome window below encodes:
- a CDS encoding DsbA family protein, translating into MKNGTRPPLRLTLIYDPLCGWCYGATPSLRRLAQEAGVTMDLAPSGLFAGSGVRPMDDHFAEHAWANDQRIAALTEQVFSVRYRERVLADRSSSLDSGPAVMALTAVRQTAPEGELAALEAIQSARYVGGRDVTNYDVLAEILHEVGLGVAAAGVAMRAPDLLDAAIARMVEGRKLLRAVAAHGVPTLILRERAELRVISSSLLYGRVEDLLHHVRSATNRSN; encoded by the coding sequence ATGAAGAACGGAACGCGCCCGCCCCTGCGGCTGACGCTCATTTACGACCCCCTCTGCGGATGGTGCTACGGCGCGACGCCGTCCCTGCGGCGTTTGGCCCAGGAGGCGGGGGTGACGATGGACCTCGCCCCCTCCGGATTGTTCGCGGGCTCGGGCGTACGGCCGATGGATGACCATTTCGCCGAGCACGCGTGGGCGAACGATCAGCGGATTGCCGCGCTGACCGAGCAGGTCTTCTCGGTCCGCTACCGCGAACGCGTTTTGGCCGATCGCAGCTCGTCGCTCGACTCGGGGCCTGCGGTCATGGCGTTGACGGCCGTTCGGCAAACGGCGCCCGAGGGCGAGCTCGCGGCGCTCGAGGCCATCCAGTCCGCGCGCTACGTCGGCGGAAGGGATGTGACCAATTACGATGTGCTCGCTGAGATCCTGCACGAGGTCGGGCTCGGCGTGGCGGCCGCGGGCGTGGCGATGCGGGCGCCGGATCTCCTGGATGCGGCCATCGCGCGCATGGTCGAGGGCCGGAAGCTTCTTCGCGCGGTCGCCGCGCACGGCGTCCCCACGCTCATCCTGCGCGAGCGCGCGGAGCTTCGCGTGATTTCGAGCAGCCTTCTCTACGGGCGCGTCGAGGACTTGCTTCACCATGTCCGCTCCGCCACGAACCGCTCCAACTAG
- a CDS encoding LysR family transcriptional regulator: protein MIAVDELPSLALFARVVHHRSFSAAAAEAGLAKSVVSRRVARLEKALGVRLLRRSTRTLSVTDEGLRVYEHAAALVAAATAATQSIGQSTKRVQGVLRVNAPVTFAQMHLADAVAAFLAAYPEVELHLSTDNRTVDVVEDGFDVVVRIGQLRDSDLYARKLASDRLVVCGSPEYLARAGEPTSPDELLQHNCLHYDVVARTAEWRFRGPRGAVVVPVRGNFVTTDGTVLCRAARAGLGLAVAPSFMIAHDLAGGRLRTVLDDWPASPVGIHALVAHRTGLPPRVRAFIDFLARRFAQGIPKAVFKSSKVPVRP, encoded by the coding sequence ATGATCGCCGTCGACGAATTGCCCTCGCTGGCCCTCTTTGCGAGGGTCGTCCATCACCGCTCGTTCTCAGCGGCCGCCGCGGAGGCGGGCCTTGCCAAGTCGGTGGTGAGCCGGCGGGTTGCGCGGCTCGAGAAGGCGCTGGGGGTGCGTCTCTTGCGCCGTTCGACGCGCACGCTCTCGGTGACGGACGAGGGGCTGCGCGTGTACGAGCACGCCGCGGCCTTGGTGGCCGCGGCCACGGCGGCGACGCAGTCCATCGGTCAAAGCACGAAGCGCGTGCAAGGGGTGCTGCGGGTCAATGCCCCGGTGACGTTTGCGCAGATGCACCTGGCCGACGCCGTCGCCGCGTTCCTCGCGGCGTATCCGGAGGTGGAGCTGCACCTTTCGACGGACAACCGCACCGTCGACGTGGTCGAAGACGGTTTCGACGTGGTGGTGCGCATCGGGCAACTGCGCGACTCGGATCTCTACGCCCGCAAGCTCGCGAGCGATCGGCTCGTGGTGTGCGGCTCCCCCGAGTACCTCGCGCGGGCGGGTGAACCCACGTCGCCCGACGAGCTTCTGCAACACAATTGCCTGCACTACGACGTGGTGGCGCGCACGGCCGAGTGGCGCTTTCGCGGCCCCCGAGGTGCCGTGGTCGTGCCGGTGCGCGGCAACTTCGTCACGACCGACGGCACGGTGCTCTGCCGGGCAGCGCGTGCGGGTCTCGGACTCGCCGTCGCGCCGTCGTTCATGATCGCGCACGACCTCGCCGGAGGGCGCCTGCGCACCGTGCTCGATGATTGGCCGGCCAGCCCCGTCGGCATCCATGCCCTCGTGGCCCACCGAACGGGTTTGCCCCCACGGGTACGCGCCTTCATCGATTTTCTCGCGCGCCGATTTGCTCAGGGAATCCCCAAGGCCGTTTTCAAATCGTCGAAGGTGCCCGTCCGGCCGTGA
- a CDS encoding matrixin family metalloprotease has translation MTFKATFLFLAAAGMVLGAAPSAHGFCRTMTGREPGDSDQTNRCSSWKEQEQNACCPYGKPLFWRNACVGFSLQKNASRQVSLSDAERVFKRAFGTWTATTCSLNGTPVGRVSMDVSYLGAVECNKVEFNDDAPNQNVIIFRDSGWTHLDPSATLGLTTVRYDTDTGEISGADMEINGAQSKPLSVSDAPPAGAVDLLSIATHEAGHFLGFAHSTVADATMYATYFGVGMRDLSPDDSTGICNVYKPDQNHGTGDGLVRASTCDPTPAHGYMTTCADNLSIEGGGCAVPPSRSDSSVLTAVWSVLSALSLLLLRRLRTARAVRRDIDGR, from the coding sequence ATGACCTTCAAGGCAACCTTTCTTTTCTTGGCGGCGGCGGGGATGGTCCTGGGAGCCGCCCCGAGCGCGCATGGCTTCTGTCGCACGATGACCGGCCGGGAACCCGGTGACTCGGACCAAACGAATCGATGCTCGAGCTGGAAGGAGCAGGAGCAGAACGCCTGCTGCCCTTACGGCAAACCGCTTTTCTGGCGAAACGCCTGTGTCGGATTCAGCCTGCAGAAGAACGCGAGCCGGCAAGTCTCCCTGAGCGACGCGGAACGCGTGTTCAAGCGCGCGTTCGGGACGTGGACGGCCACCACGTGCTCGCTGAACGGGACGCCGGTGGGGCGGGTGAGCATGGACGTGAGCTACCTGGGGGCCGTCGAGTGCAACAAGGTCGAGTTCAACGACGATGCCCCCAACCAGAACGTCATCATCTTTCGCGATTCGGGGTGGACCCATCTCGATCCGAGCGCCACCCTCGGGCTCACGACGGTGCGCTACGACACGGACACCGGGGAGATTTCGGGCGCCGACATGGAAATCAATGGCGCGCAGTCAAAGCCGCTTTCGGTCAGCGACGCTCCGCCCGCCGGCGCGGTCGACCTTCTCAGCATCGCCACGCACGAAGCAGGGCACTTCCTCGGCTTTGCGCACTCGACGGTGGCCGACGCCACGATGTACGCGACGTACTTCGGTGTCGGGATGCGCGACCTTTCGCCCGACGACTCCACGGGCATCTGCAACGTGTACAAGCCCGACCAAAACCACGGCACCGGCGATGGCCTCGTGCGTGCCAGCACGTGCGATCCCACGCCCGCGCACGGCTACATGACCACGTGTGCCGACAACTTATCCATCGAGGGCGGGGGCTGCGCGGTGCCTCCTTCCCGTTCGGACAGTTCGGTGCTCACGGCCGTGTGGAGCGTGTTGAGCGCGCTCAGCCTTCTTCTCCTGCGGCGCCTTCGAACCGCGCGCGCGGTTCGAAGGGACATCGACGGCCGCTGA
- a CDS encoding LysR family transcriptional regulator, which translates to MRTASRDPLNLNRLAYFAYVVEASSFTRAAERLGITKAVVSQQVARLEREVGTTLLVRTTRKVVPTEAGRALHARCTVILRESAEAFDELAQGVAEPRGKLRVTAPFDYGTSVVAPVAAEFTRTYPHCDVELMLGDRLVDVQTVDLAIRVGWPRDSSHVMRRIGTMEQYLVCTPKTAMLLGRGSEPEDIGLLPFVANGSLPEPNVWRFTHPEHGRRTVRTRARITVDATPAAHVAVLAGAGTTVLPDYLVSADLAAGRLVRVLPDWKLRSGGIHALFPPTRFRSPKVSRFFESMVRAEKRIRAQGIT; encoded by the coding sequence ATGCGCACGGCCTCCCGCGATCCGTTGAATTTGAACCGACTCGCGTATTTCGCCTACGTGGTCGAAGCAAGCTCGTTCACCCGCGCGGCCGAGCGCCTCGGGATCACGAAGGCGGTGGTGAGCCAGCAGGTTGCCAGGCTGGAGCGGGAGGTGGGGACGACGCTCCTCGTGCGCACCACCCGCAAGGTCGTTCCCACCGAGGCGGGGCGGGCTCTTCATGCTCGGTGCACGGTGATCTTGCGCGAATCAGCGGAAGCTTTCGACGAGCTCGCCCAGGGGGTCGCGGAGCCGCGCGGGAAGCTCCGGGTGACCGCGCCCTTCGACTACGGCACGTCGGTGGTCGCTCCCGTCGCGGCGGAGTTCACCCGCACCTATCCGCACTGCGACGTGGAGTTGATGCTCGGCGATCGCCTGGTGGACGTTCAGACCGTCGATCTGGCGATTCGCGTGGGATGGCCCCGCGATTCGAGCCACGTCATGCGCCGGATCGGGACCATGGAGCAATACTTGGTGTGCACGCCCAAGACGGCCATGCTGCTCGGGCGCGGGAGCGAGCCGGAAGATATCGGCTTGCTGCCCTTCGTCGCGAACGGATCGCTGCCCGAGCCGAATGTGTGGCGCTTCACACACCCCGAGCACGGACGGCGCACGGTGCGGACGCGTGCGCGCATCACGGTCGATGCCACGCCGGCGGCGCACGTGGCCGTGCTCGCGGGCGCAGGGACCACGGTCCTTCCGGACTACCTGGTCAGCGCCGATCTGGCCGCCGGGCGGCTCGTACGGGTGCTTCCGGATTGGAAGCTGCGAAGCGGCGGCATCCACGCGCTGTTTCCCCCGACGCGCTTTCGTTCGCCCAAGGTAAGCCGCTTTTTCGAATCGATGGTCCGCGCGGAGAAACGGATTCGAGCACAAGGAATCACGTGA
- a CDS encoding NAD-dependent succinate-semialdehyde dehydrogenase, whose amino-acid sequence MKETPFRSIDPTSGEVLGTFPLAGAAEIEQILGRADHAQGQWAQRSVRERADGVRSVAALLKARSGDLAKHAAREMGKPLAEGVAEAMKCALACEYYASQAEAFLAPRIVESDASRSAVHYEPLGVLLAIMPWNFPYWQAVRLASGALMAGNGLVIKHAPSVPQCALALEAVFRDADLPAGLVQNLFADIDQLPGILNDRRIAAGTLTGSTRAGRSFAAAAGQALKPVVLELGGNGAFVVLGDANLEEAAQVGVKSRTMNAGQTCISATRFIVVDSAYDRFVALLRENMGKLRLGNPMAETTDLGPMVSRAQRERLHQQVEAAVASGGRLLLGGAVPDGAGAYYPPTLIADVPPNAAAFREELFGPVAIVTRVKDTAAAVEAANDTVYGLSAAVWGGNAKELDGVAAQLRVGAVFVNGMVKSDPRLPFGGIKDSGFGRELGIEGVRSFTNAKSVWIR is encoded by the coding sequence ATGAAAGAGACGCCGTTTCGTTCCATCGACCCGACAAGCGGAGAAGTACTGGGAACCTTTCCCCTCGCGGGCGCCGCGGAGATCGAGCAGATTCTCGGACGGGCCGACCATGCTCAAGGGCAATGGGCGCAGCGTTCGGTGCGCGAGCGGGCCGACGGCGTTCGCAGCGTGGCGGCCTTGCTCAAGGCCCGCTCGGGCGACTTGGCCAAGCATGCGGCGCGCGAAATGGGAAAGCCCCTCGCGGAAGGTGTCGCCGAGGCGATGAAGTGCGCGCTCGCCTGTGAGTACTACGCCTCGCAAGCGGAAGCGTTTCTCGCGCCACGCATCGTCGAGAGCGACGCGTCCCGAAGCGCGGTCCACTACGAGCCGCTGGGCGTGCTGCTCGCGATCATGCCCTGGAATTTCCCCTACTGGCAGGCTGTGCGCCTCGCCTCGGGCGCGCTCATGGCTGGCAATGGGCTGGTGATCAAACATGCGCCGAGCGTCCCGCAATGCGCGCTGGCGCTGGAGGCGGTGTTCCGCGATGCGGACCTGCCCGCCGGGCTGGTGCAGAACCTGTTCGCGGACATCGATCAGCTGCCGGGGATCTTGAACGATCGCCGCATCGCCGCGGGCACCCTCACGGGAAGCACGCGCGCGGGCCGGTCCTTTGCGGCGGCGGCGGGGCAGGCGCTCAAGCCGGTGGTGCTCGAGCTCGGGGGCAACGGCGCCTTCGTCGTCCTCGGCGACGCCAACCTGGAGGAGGCGGCGCAGGTGGGCGTGAAGTCCCGGACGATGAACGCCGGGCAGACGTGCATTTCGGCGACGCGGTTCATCGTCGTCGACAGCGCATACGATCGGTTCGTCGCGTTGCTTCGCGAGAACATGGGCAAGCTGCGCCTGGGCAATCCGATGGCGGAGACCACGGATCTCGGGCCGATGGTGAGCCGCGCGCAGCGCGAGCGGCTGCACCAGCAGGTGGAGGCGGCGGTGGCCTCGGGCGGCCGGCTGCTCCTCGGGGGCGCGGTGCCGGATGGAGCGGGCGCGTACTACCCCCCGACCCTGATCGCGGACGTGCCGCCCAACGCCGCGGCATTCCGGGAAGAGCTCTTTGGCCCCGTGGCCATCGTCACGCGCGTGAAGGACACGGCGGCGGCCGTCGAGGCGGCGAACGACACCGTCTACGGTCTTTCGGCCGCGGTGTGGGGCGGCAATGCCAAGGAGCTCGACGGCGTTGCCGCGCAGCTTCGGGTCGGCGCCGTCTTCGTCAATGGCATGGTCAAGAGCGATCCGCGGCTTCCGTTCGGCGGCATCAAGGACTCCGGGTTCGGCCGCGAGCTGGGCATCGAGGGCGTTCGCTCCTTCACCAACGCGAAATCGGTCTGGATCCGCTGA
- a CDS encoding cobalamin-independent methionine synthase II family protein — MAIPTEPIGSIPRPQRLIDAVQKKSPADVLEPLFDEAVRDTLRGFEKTGSLVLTDGEQCKPSFVTYPIAGLAGLSDGGITIPFADGHQRQLPQIARGPFRYRVYADGYLARARKHTKLPVKQAVISPSAISLLYPAEGIADYSREKFLGDVVREAETDIRRCLAAGADSVQIDFTEGRLSLKLDPSGQLLEDFVAINNEVLGKFTEAERARIGVHTCPGGDHDSTHSLDVDYAELLPRLFQHRVGRFYLQLASEADPNRVLQLVAQHLPPGARVFVGVTDPIDPRVESPEEVRDRVLAAARHIPVNQLGTCDDCGFAPFGDDVSTSRELAFAKITARVRGTALAAKELGV; from the coding sequence ATGGCCATTCCCACCGAACCAATCGGAAGTATTCCGCGACCGCAGCGTTTGATCGATGCGGTCCAGAAGAAGTCCCCCGCCGACGTCCTCGAACCGTTGTTCGACGAAGCCGTGCGCGACACCCTCCGCGGTTTCGAGAAGACCGGCTCGCTGGTCCTCACCGATGGAGAGCAGTGCAAACCGAGTTTCGTGACCTATCCGATCGCGGGACTTGCGGGCTTGTCGGACGGCGGAATCACCATCCCATTCGCGGACGGGCATCAGCGCCAATTGCCGCAGATCGCGCGCGGACCGTTCCGTTATCGAGTGTACGCCGACGGATACCTCGCCCGCGCACGCAAGCACACCAAGCTGCCGGTCAAGCAAGCGGTGATCTCGCCGTCGGCGATCAGTCTGCTGTACCCCGCCGAGGGCATCGCCGATTACTCGCGCGAGAAATTTCTAGGCGATGTCGTCCGCGAGGCGGAGACGGACATCCGCCGTTGCCTCGCCGCGGGCGCGGACAGTGTGCAGATCGACTTCACCGAGGGGCGTCTATCGCTCAAGTTGGATCCCTCGGGCCAGTTGCTCGAGGATTTCGTGGCGATCAACAACGAGGTGCTGGGGAAGTTCACCGAAGCGGAGCGTGCGCGCATCGGTGTGCACACGTGTCCGGGCGGTGACCACGACTCGACCCACAGCCTCGACGTCGATTACGCGGAGCTGTTGCCGCGGTTGTTCCAGCACCGCGTGGGACGCTTCTACCTGCAGCTCGCCAGCGAGGCCGATCCCAATCGTGTGCTCCAACTGGTGGCCCAGCACCTGCCACCGGGGGCCCGGGTCTTCGTCGGGGTGACCGATCCGATCGATCCCCGCGTCGAGTCCCCCGAGGAGGTGCGCGATCGCGTGCTGGCGGCGGCGCGCCACATCCCGGTCAATCAGCTCGGTACGTGCGACGACTGCGGCTTCGCGCCATTCGGCGACGACGTGTCCACGTCGCGTGAGCTCGCATTTGCCAAGATCACGGCGCGCGTTCGCGGCACGGCCCTGGCTGCGAAGGAGCTCGGCGTGTGA
- a CDS encoding cupin domain-containing protein codes for MPFTQYSFPMAVLAVAFLACSDSDAESPTSPDPVVYHSIHTESGTPCEGLPGCEGWVTRGDPKTGAAETLFRFKAGTPFDRHWHTSPEHVVGVSGTMIWNVEGSGAHQVGAGDYLYYPSRAIHWGQCAAGADCVFFVYDDKAYDIHAAE; via the coding sequence ATGCCCTTTACGCAGTATTCTTTTCCCATGGCGGTGCTCGCCGTTGCCTTCCTGGCATGCTCCGATTCCGACGCGGAATCGCCCACATCGCCCGATCCGGTCGTCTACCACTCCATCCATACGGAGAGCGGCACACCGTGCGAGGGCCTACCTGGATGCGAAGGGTGGGTCACCCGGGGCGATCCCAAAACCGGTGCTGCCGAAACGCTGTTTCGTTTCAAAGCAGGTACCCCTTTCGACCGACACTGGCACACGAGTCCCGAACACGTGGTGGGCGTCTCGGGAACCATGATTTGGAATGTCGAGGGGAGCGGCGCCCACCAGGTTGGCGCCGGCGATTACCTCTATTACCCGAGCCGCGCCATCCACTGGGGTCAATGCGCCGCCGGTGCCGACTGCGTGTTCTTCGTCTACGACGACAAGGCCTACGACATTCACGCGGCCGAGTAA
- a CDS encoding NUDIX domain-containing protein, with the protein MSNRITMPVAVHLILTRGDEVLLLRRFQTGYEDGHYSVPAGHLDGDEEVVTAAIREAREECSIVVEPADVRVIGVMHRKSTDERIDFFVRVARWTGDVRNGEPHKCDELAWYPIHRLPENVIPYVRRALEHPQAGIWFESVGFT; encoded by the coding sequence TTGTCGAATCGCATCACGATGCCCGTGGCCGTCCACCTGATTCTCACCCGCGGAGACGAGGTCCTGTTGCTCCGCCGCTTCCAAACGGGCTACGAGGATGGCCATTACAGTGTCCCCGCGGGACATCTGGACGGGGACGAGGAGGTCGTCACGGCGGCGATTCGCGAAGCGCGAGAAGAATGTAGCATCGTCGTCGAACCGGCGGACGTACGGGTGATCGGTGTGATGCACCGCAAATCGACGGACGAGCGCATCGACTTTTTCGTTCGGGTGGCGCGGTGGACGGGGGACGTGCGCAACGGCGAGCCTCACAAGTGCGATGAATTGGCGTGGTACCCGATCCATCGACTGCCGGAAAACGTCATTCCCTACGTGCGGCGCGCGCTGGAGCATCCGCAAGCGGGGATCTGGTTCGAGAGCGTCGGCTTCACGTGA
- a CDS encoding MBL fold metallo-hydrolase codes for MNRFCARFTYSSLIFSLAVLAACSSNGTAPEPGIPAASVEALRDGAAAWRFLESTLTERPPLASLTSFRYEATGSRYFPTEALLPGKNPLHVNDFTAKGQWDVTGDRSRLDVSRQLTALGAMPPQAFSLTLVGPLGRIDGNEGVGQPPGHLPSDGAAAARREQRLLHPHLLVRDAQREGRTVKLRGASIEHGELFVDLALDDAVHPLSFHIRWRDRELVSLRTKENNHLTRDIGLEITFAGWKTVGGFRIPAEVRLLEDGAIVYQETRTKLETNVEFPAALFDLPGTPPVHDPAAAERALRSHQTHQQYASFGFRNEGDGVQEEIGSVPLAAGVELLTGTTHNTMLIERSNGIVLAEAPLYEARSEALLRYVHAKYPGKPITHVIATHWHEDHAGGLRRFAALGATIVVSQLTRDFFERVFAAPSTIVPDAMSSAPVRAKFLTVPPNAPLALPDARFPLVLYPIANTHAADMIAVHLPKERLLFEADLFSPPYPPYKTSWTRELYDAIVRQRIDVGTLAGVHGRTGTFDDLKTALGIP; via the coding sequence ATGAATCGCTTTTGCGCGCGTTTTACCTATTCCTCACTCATCTTCTCGCTCGCCGTCCTCGCGGCGTGCAGCTCGAACGGCACGGCACCCGAGCCAGGCATTCCCGCGGCGAGCGTCGAGGCGCTGCGCGACGGGGCTGCGGCCTGGCGGTTCCTCGAGAGCACCCTGACCGAGAGGCCGCCGCTCGCCTCGCTGACGAGCTTTCGCTACGAGGCGACGGGCTCGCGGTACTTCCCGACCGAAGCCCTTTTGCCGGGTAAGAATCCGCTCCACGTCAACGACTTCACGGCCAAGGGTCAGTGGGATGTCACGGGCGACCGAAGCCGGCTCGATGTTTCCCGCCAGCTCACCGCGCTCGGTGCCATGCCCCCGCAGGCCTTTTCCTTGACCCTCGTCGGTCCGCTCGGACGCATCGACGGCAACGAAGGCGTCGGCCAGCCCCCCGGCCATTTGCCCTCCGACGGTGCGGCGGCGGCACGTCGCGAGCAACGGCTTCTGCATCCGCACCTTCTCGTCCGCGACGCCCAGCGCGAGGGAAGAACGGTGAAGCTGCGCGGGGCGTCGATCGAGCACGGCGAGCTGTTCGTCGATCTCGCGCTCGACGATGCGGTGCATCCCCTGTCGTTCCACATTCGATGGCGCGATCGCGAGCTCGTTTCCTTGAGGACCAAAGAGAACAACCACCTGACGCGGGACATCGGCCTGGAGATCACCTTCGCGGGGTGGAAGACCGTTGGCGGATTCCGCATCCCCGCCGAAGTGCGTTTGCTCGAGGACGGCGCGATCGTCTACCAGGAAACGCGGACGAAGCTCGAAACCAATGTCGAGTTTCCGGCCGCGCTCTTCGACCTGCCGGGGACTCCGCCCGTGCACGATCCTGCGGCGGCCGAGCGTGCCCTTCGCAGCCACCAGACGCATCAGCAGTATGCCTCGTTCGGATTTCGCAACGAAGGGGACGGTGTGCAAGAGGAGATTGGCTCCGTCCCCCTCGCGGCCGGCGTCGAGCTGCTCACCGGCACCACGCACAACACGATGCTCATCGAGCGCTCGAACGGCATCGTTCTCGCCGAGGCACCCCTCTACGAGGCGCGCAGCGAGGCTCTCCTTCGGTACGTGCACGCGAAATACCCCGGAAAACCCATTACCCATGTGATTGCCACCCATTGGCATGAAGATCACGCGGGAGGGCTGCGCCGCTTTGCGGCACTCGGCGCCACCATCGTGGTCTCGCAGCTCACGCGCGACTTCTTCGAGCGCGTCTTCGCGGCCCCGTCGACCATCGTGCCCGATGCCATGAGCTCGGCCCCCGTTCGGGCGAAGTTCCTGACGGTTCCTCCGAATGCACCCCTGGCGCTACCCGATGCCCGGTTCCCGCTGGTGCTCTACCCGATTGCCAATACCCACGCGGCCGACATGATCGCGGTGCATCTGCCCAAGGAGCGTCTCCTTTTCGAAGCGGATCTCTTTAGCCCGCCCTATCCGCCATACAAGACTTCCTGGACGCGCGAGCTCTACGACGCCATCGTTCGGCAGCGCATCGACGTGGGGACGCTTGCCGGCGTTCACGGCCGGACGGGCACCTTCGACGATTTGAAAACGGCCTTGGGGATTCCCTGA